In the genome of Streptomyces sp. 846.5, the window GACCTCAAGCTCGACGTCCGTCAGTACCTGGACGGCGCCGAAGCGCTTGGAGACCCCGCGCAACGCCAGTACGGGTGCGCTTGTCACGTAAACCAACTCCTTAACCACCCGGTGCCTCGGGTGGGTTGCCGCGCCGTCCCGGGCGCAGACGGGTATGCGATGTCCAACTCGGGGCGCTGAGCCCCGGCCCCCTGCGACCAACCGGACGCGCGGGGCTGATGCCCCGTCACTTGTCCATGGTCCCGCGCCGAGCCCCGCGCGGGAATCCTTCCGGCCGGTGGCCGGGATCGGATGTCCCACGCGGGGCGATCGGACTGGGTTGCTGCTCGGCTGCTACTGGATGCCGGCGGCGGTGCAGGCGGTCTTGTACGCCGGGGTGCAGATGTCGGCAGCGGTCCACAGGGCGTCCTTGACCACGGTGGACTCGACGTTCGCCTTGGTGACCAGCTGCGGGGTCAGCAGGTCCGAGGGGACGCTGTCGCCCGAGCCGCTGGTCTTGGTGGTGGTGGCGACCGAGGAGATGCTGGTGCCGTTCAGCAGGTCGACCGCGAGGGTGGCGGCGGCGTCGGCCTCGGGCTTGTACGCCTTGTAGACCGTGTACGCCTGGGTGCCGGCGACGATCCGCTGGATCGCGTCGAGCTGCGCGTCCTGGCCGCCGATCGGCAGGTTGCTGATGCCGGCGTTCTTCATCGAGGTGACGATACCGGCGGCCATGCCGTCGTTCGCCGAGTAGAAGCCGGCGATGTTCTTGGCGCCGACCTGGTTGATCGCGGCGGAGGCCTTCTGCGCGGCGACGTCGGACTTCCACAGACCCGAGGCGTCGTAGGCGATGGTGACCTTGCCCTTGACCGCGGCCTGGAAGCCGGACTTGAAGTCGGCGGCGTTGGGGTCGGCCGAGTCGCCGTCGATCTCGACGATCTTGGCGGACGGGGTGGCCTTGGAGCCGAGGGCGTCCAGCAGGCCCTGGCCCTGCAGCGTGCCGACGGCCACGTTGTCGAAGGAGACATAGGCCGAGACCGCGCCCTGGGCGAGACGGTCGTAGGCGATGACCTTGATGCCCTTGGCCACGGCCGCGGTGACCGAGGACTTGATCGCGGCCGAGTCCTGCGCGTCCACGATGAGGACCTTGACGCCGGCGTTGATCATGGTGGTGACCTGCTGCGCCTGGGTGGCGGCGCTGCCCGCGGCGTTGGCGTACTGAACCGTGGCGTTGGGAGCGAGCTCCTTGATCTTCGCCTCGATCAGCGGCTTGTCGAACTTCTCGTAGCGGGTGGTCTGGTTCTCCGGGAGAAGCAGACCGATGGTGCCGGTACCGGCAGCGGCGGCGGTGGAGCCGGTCGCAGCAGCCGAGGTGGTGGAGGAGCTGGAGCTGCTGCCGGCCTTGCCACATGCAGCCATACCGAGCGCCATCGAGACTGCAGCAGTCACGACAACAGTGCGGCGAAGAGAAGTGTTCATCTTTTGGGGTGCCTCCCTGACGCGGTCGCCACTTTGCGACCGAGGTGTGAGGGAGTCAACCTCCCTGGTGAGGCTGGCGTCAATAAGTAAATCCTCACCACCGCCAATCCGAACCTTTTCGTTATCTTCCTGAAGGCACGACCGCAACAGAACGGGCCGAATCCCTACCGTCGGTGGCCGGCAATGCCCCAGAGTCACCCATCTCCGACATGACCAGCGCCAGCGCCCCGAGGACCTCGGCGCGGCCCCCCAGCGTGCCTGGGACGACCGACAACTGACGGGCCGCACTGGGGATGGCATAGCGGGCCACGGACTCCCGGATCGGGTCCAGCACCAGGTCACCGGCCTCCGCCAGGTCGCCGCCGAGGATCACCCGGCGCGGATTCAGCAGGTTGCAGAGGTTGGCGACACCGGTGCCGATCTGCCGGCCGACGTCCGCCAGCACCCGCCTGCACCCCAGGTCGCCGCGCTGGGCCAGCTGGACCACCTTGGAGAGCGTCAGGTCGGTGCCGTGGCTGCTGGCCAGCAGGTTCAGGACGTGACGGGAGCCGACGAAGGTCTCCAGGCAGCCGCGGTTGCCGCAGCGGCACACCGGGCCCGACTCGTCCAGGGTGATGTGTCCGATCTCACCGGCCGTCCCGCCCGGGCCGCGGTAGATCTGGCCCGAGATCACCAGCCCCGCGCCGACACCGCTGGCGACCTTGATGTAGGCCAGGTCGGACAGGCCGCGACCGGCCCCCCAGACCAGCTCGCCCAGGGCGCCCAGGTTGGCGTCGTTGTCGACGTAGACGGGCATCCCCAGCCGGCTGGAGAGCTCACGGCCTGGGGCGATCCCGGTCCAGCCCGGGAGGATCGCGGTGGATCCCAGCGCCCCGGTCTCGCCGTCGATGGGCCCGGGCACGCCGAGGCCGACGCCGATCACCTTGTCGGGGCGGAAGCCGGTCTGCTCCAGCAGCCGGGCCACCAGCTGCTCGGCGCGGCCGAACCCCTGGTCCGCCGAGGCGTCGGTGTCCAGCGGCTCGCTCTCCTCGGCCAGCACCCGGTGGGCCAGGTTCCCCACCGCCACCCGGAGGTGCGAGTGGCCGAAGTCGACGCCCACCACGATCCCGGCGTCGGCGCTCAGCGAGACGCTGCGGGCCCGCCGTCCGCCGGAGGAGGTCGGGGTGACCACGACGGTGCCGACTTCCTTCAGCTCCCGCACGATGTTGGACACCGTGGCGGCCGACAGGCCGGTGGTCCTGGCGATCTCGGCCTGGGTCAGTGAGCCGGCCATCCGGACCGCTCTCAGCACCCGCTCCAGATTGGCCCGATGCAGAGAGGACTGCGATCCTGGCGTGTCCACGGACATGTTCCACCCTCCCAGGACCTGGCGACCCGACCGTCCACCAGGGCCCGCCGCGACGTTGCGGCCAAGCTCAGTTACAACTTATGAAGCCTAAGCT includes:
- a CDS encoding substrate-binding domain-containing protein, which encodes MNTSLRRTVVVTAAVSMALGMAACGKAGSSSSSSTTSAAATGSTAAAAGTGTIGLLLPENQTTRYEKFDKPLIEAKIKELAPNATVQYANAAGSAATQAQQVTTMINAGVKVLIVDAQDSAAIKSSVTAAVAKGIKVIAYDRLAQGAVSAYVSFDNVAVGTLQGQGLLDALGSKATPSAKIVEIDGDSADPNAADFKSGFQAAVKGKVTIAYDASGLWKSDVAAQKASAAINQVGAKNIAGFYSANDGMAAGIVTSMKNAGISNLPIGGQDAQLDAIQRIVAGTQAYTVYKAYKPEADAAATLAVDLLNGTSISSVATTTKTSGSGDSVPSDLLTPQLVTKANVESTVVKDALWTAADICTPAYKTACTAAGIQ
- a CDS encoding ROK family transcriptional regulator, with the protein product MDTPGSQSSLHRANLERVLRAVRMAGSLTQAEIARTTGLSAATVSNIVRELKEVGTVVVTPTSSGGRRARSVSLSADAGIVVGVDFGHSHLRVAVGNLAHRVLAEESEPLDTDASADQGFGRAEQLVARLLEQTGFRPDKVIGVGLGVPGPIDGETGALGSTAILPGWTGIAPGRELSSRLGMPVYVDNDANLGALGELVWGAGRGLSDLAYIKVASGVGAGLVISGQIYRGPGGTAGEIGHITLDESGPVCRCGNRGCLETFVGSRHVLNLLASSHGTDLTLSKVVQLAQRGDLGCRRVLADVGRQIGTGVANLCNLLNPRRVILGGDLAEAGDLVLDPIRESVARYAIPSAARQLSVVPGTLGGRAEVLGALALVMSEMGDSGALPATDGRDSARSVAVVPSGR